The following are encoded in a window of Candidatus Omnitrophota bacterium genomic DNA:
- a CDS encoding uracil-DNA glycosylase has protein sequence MAETNACKWFDVCPMKYFWQKGMLDEKWIKEYCLGDNSGCVRKDLEEKGAPHPDNMLPDGSIDQDLG, from the coding sequence ATGGCAGAAACAAACGCGTGCAAATGGTTCGATGTATGCCCGATGAAGTATTTCTGGCAAAAAGGGATGCTGGATGAAAAATGGATAAAGGAATACTGTTTAGGGGATAATTCCGGGTGCGTAAGGAAGGACCTCGAAGAGAAAGGAGCACCCCACCCGGATAACATGTTGCCCGACGGGTCGATAGACCAGGACCTTGGGTGA
- a CDS encoding methyltransferase domain-containing protein has product MEYKPDLTKEDILKNRILFEERNSFYMDRGLDFQKSRRFILEKAGDPDGNILDIASGKGIMALALARAGYDLTTLDRDEEMLRLTALNLAGEGLLDRVRLFIMDAGRLDFEDASFNCVFMVDALHHMEEIEKVFSEIDRVLEKGGKLVLADFNEKGMDIVERAHHAEGREHENKSLGEEDALRWLAAKGYAVESWQADCHWVVVARKK; this is encoded by the coding sequence ATGGAATACAAACCGGATTTAACGAAGGAGGATATACTTAAAAACCGCATCCTCTTCGAAGAAAGGAACAGTTTTTACATGGACCGGGGGCTGGATTTCCAGAAAAGCCGCCGCTTCATCCTAGAAAAAGCCGGAGATCCCGACGGGAACATACTGGATATCGCTTCCGGCAAGGGAATAATGGCACTTGCCCTGGCAAGAGCGGGATATGATCTCACGACGCTGGACAGGGACGAAGAGATGCTCAGGCTTACGGCGCTGAATCTGGCAGGAGAGGGCCTGCTGGATCGGGTGCGCCTATTCATCATGGACGCCGGCAGGCTGGATTTCGAGGATGCCAGCTTCAACTGCGTGTTCATGGTAGACGCACTGCATCACATGGAGGAAATCGAAAAGGTCTTCTCGGAGATAGACAGGGTGCTCGAGAAAGGGGGCAAGCTGGTCCTGGCGGATTTCAACGAAAAGGGCATGGATATAGTCGAAAGGGCGCACCACGCCGAAGGCAGGGAGCATGAGAATAAGTCTTTAGGCGAAGAGGACGCTCTCAGGTGGCTCGCAGCGAAAGGCTACGCGGTGGAGAGCTGGCAAGCCGATTGCCACTGGGTCGTGGTCGCCAGAAAGAAGTGA
- a CDS encoding mechanosensitive ion channel, translating into MIPKPKVVFMTRRTAYSKITLICLLLSVILFVPRGYSADNDFSGKDYTTETSKKAAEQAAAKKREELKKLEEEEKKTEEKIKEEAQDVQEAQKAVEEAESEQETLAKEIKLKEEEAKVAQKELEVLKKEAETTKDRDRIKEAEKLEEAIKKLQAEAAAQKKRLSLAEEKEALAEKRLAKEQLEIEQVRAELEELRTQKAGLSPLLSKLIRSGTVILVGLVLFILLRMGIRTLEKVVKKEGAIRESEIELRVKTLGRLFNWLGGILIVLSVSYQLLSIYGVNVGPLIAGAGIVGIAFGFGGQYLIRDLINGIFILVEGQFRINDVVKIENYGGLVEDINLRITTLRDLAGRVIIIPNGEIKTVVNFTKGYAQALFDIGVAYKENVDRVMEVIKQVGAQMREDEYFGRLILDDLEMFGVDEFADSAVIIKFRIKTRPIKQWEVSREFKRRLKNRFDELDIEIPFPHTTFYWGSGDDNKWFKQTMGTLANK; encoded by the coding sequence ATGATACCGAAACCAAAGGTGGTATTTATGACAAGGAGAACCGCATACTCGAAAATAACGTTAATATGTTTACTTCTTTCGGTCATTTTGTTCGTTCCCCGGGGCTATTCGGCCGACAATGATTTTTCCGGGAAAGACTATACTACAGAGACCTCCAAAAAAGCCGCCGAACAGGCCGCTGCCAAAAAACGGGAAGAGCTGAAAAAGCTGGAGGAAGAAGAGAAAAAGACCGAAGAGAAGATCAAGGAGGAGGCCCAGGATGTCCAGGAAGCCCAGAAGGCCGTAGAAGAGGCCGAAAGCGAGCAGGAGACCCTGGCAAAAGAGATCAAGCTGAAAGAGGAAGAGGCGAAGGTCGCCCAGAAAGAGCTGGAGGTCCTGAAAAAGGAAGCCGAGACGACCAAGGACCGTGACCGGATCAAAGAGGCGGAAAAGCTCGAGGAAGCGATAAAAAAGCTCCAGGCTGAGGCAGCGGCCCAGAAAAAACGCCTCAGTCTCGCCGAAGAGAAAGAGGCGCTCGCCGAGAAAAGGCTTGCCAAGGAGCAGTTGGAGATAGAACAGGTCCGGGCGGAACTTGAGGAGCTTCGAACTCAGAAGGCGGGGCTGAGCCCTCTTTTAAGCAAACTGATCCGTTCGGGGACCGTTATCCTCGTGGGTCTAGTCCTTTTCATCCTTCTAAGGATGGGAATAAGGACCCTGGAGAAGGTCGTTAAAAAAGAAGGCGCCATAAGAGAGAGCGAGATAGAGCTGAGGGTCAAGACCCTCGGAAGGCTTTTCAACTGGTTGGGGGGGATCCTTATTGTTCTTTCGGTATCCTACCAGCTGCTCTCTATCTACGGGGTCAACGTTGGCCCGCTTATCGCCGGCGCCGGTATAGTCGGCATCGCTTTCGGTTTCGGCGGGCAGTACCTGATCAGGGACCTCATTAACGGCATATTCATCCTCGTGGAAGGCCAGTTCCGTATAAATGATGTCGTCAAGATCGAAAATTACGGCGGTCTGGTGGAGGATATTAACCTCAGGATAACGACCTTAAGGGACCTTGCCGGACGGGTCATCATAATACCCAACGGTGAGATCAAGACCGTGGTTAATTTCACCAAGGGTTACGCGCAGGCGCTATTCGATATAGGTGTCGCCTACAAGGAGAACGTGGACCGCGTGATGGAGGTCATAAAACAGGTAGGCGCGCAGATGAGGGAGGATGAGTATTTCGGGAGGCTCATACTTGATGATCTGGAGATGTTCGGTGTCGATGAGTTCGCCGATTCGGCGGTCATAATCAAGTTTAGGATAAAGACAAGGCCGATCAAACAATGGGAAGTCTCAAGGGAGTTCAAAAGGCGCCTTAAGAACAGGTTCGACGAGCTTGATATAGAGATACCTTTTCCCCATACCACCTTTTACTGGGGATCAGGAGATGACAATAAATGGTTCAAGCAGACAATGGGAACTCTTGCGAATAAGTGA